The window gattttaatgctactgatcttttgtgtactcatgtttaaggatttgaagtgaatagtgtttggatgagatttggatttttgaaagaaaaatattttaaatcaaaattaatttttggaataaaattaattcgaataaaaaatatttggacgttacagagtgtgtataggatctgatacggaaaaatggtatcaaccgctctgatgccaattgttaggtccagatatgattgtagaaggggggggtgaatacaatcagtaccaaatcgtcgcggaagtgaatctgattgaatatgatttgttaatcagattttaattaattaatataacaatgtttgaagtcgttatataattaaaatggttcagttttaatgtccactaaagttcgtagaataaattcgacaaggtatattctagatttagtgattaaaacaaccgggttatcaaagcacagaaaactgtggatataacgatcaagcaagttacgaacaacttgaaagctttacaaatgctttgattacaaagtgaatgaacacttataatgaaggatgcaatgccatatttataggcaaagcatttgtacttgtaagacaattgaaagacaagacaattgcaagtagaaaagacaatctagcaagggcaagacaattacaattgcctagcaagccaaaagcatggcagaaagacaattttaaggctagcaagacaatacagagctcggtcagacaatttccattcggtcagacaatctcagattgtcttgctgatcttcattcggtcagacaatctttgattgtctgggaagtcacagaatgtcttgcagacaatttatctcggtcagacaatgcctaattgtcttggcagattgcattcggtcagacaatataagattgtcttggcagagcattctcgggcagacaatcttgattgtcttgctgagaaccattcggtcagacaatcttagattgtcttggaagccacaGCCATTGTCTTCCAGAcaatcattcggtcagacaatctttgattgtcttgacagctgaaatattcggtaagacaattttgattgtcttgctgagcttgagtggatgattgattgtaatttgtagattatatttaaatagaaaattatccacttaattaatttaatcatataaattcataaattaaattaattcgagattgaattaatttaacaaataaattacataattaatttaattatttgagaagtgaaataataatctattaaatattaaatcacccattcttcagtagaattgcttcccgtcttctttaaacattaataactccgtcttgatcagtcgaacgaacgaaccaccaactctgcttgacttcaaatattcaatttgaataactgatacacagatgcactgtctggttcatctgtatctagttaactcaaatattctttgtcaaataaacattgagaatttgatttgttcgtcgagtcttcgtcttgtaagtacttcttcattaactggaatcttctgataaaataaagtataggaactttatgtcttctgaaatcctggacgtgccacaaaagattatttgtgcactgaggcttgaacatattaatgaacttctttcagtggtgtgcagcagcatcctggaatttatctgacatataattcccataaatcatttgacgttattcgtacggattccgttgacttgctatttactgagctttcttatctgaattgagttgtacctctttaaatacaaataggctgaacatatgcctttcaaaacCGCACCCGTCCCAAGGAGCTGTTAACTCCAAGGGGACATAAAAGGACTAGCAAGGACCTTAGCCTAAAGAGGGGCATATGTATACCACTCCCCTAGACTAGGGATGATGTTTAGTCATCGCTAGTCTACGTAGCCTGTGGCTACTGATAATATTTCTTTAGATGCTCCGCGTTCCAAGGTCTTGGAACGGGCTTTCCATCTAGGTCTTCTAATCTGTAAGTGCCCTTCCATAATATGACCTTCACTCTATAGGGGCCTTCCCAGTTGGCTCCGAAGACTCCATGTTGGGGATTTTTGTTGTTGAGTACAACCTTTCTAAGGACAAGGTCCCCAACTTGGAAGGGGTGGGCCTTTACCTTGTTGTTGTAATACCTGGCCGTCCTGCGTTGATACGCGGCCAGGCGTAGTTGCGATGTAGCTCTGATTTCTTCAATCATATCTAGGTATAACCTTTGACTTGCGTCGTTATCCAGTTGGTCGAAGTAATCTCTCCTGAATGATCCTGCCCCAATCTCGATTGGAACCATGGCCTCACATCCGTAGGATAGGACGAAGGGCGACTCCCCGGTAGTTGTCCTGGGAGTTGTGTTGTAGGACCATAGGACCATCGGGAGTTCTTCCGGCCAATTACCTTTGCTATCCTCCAACTTCGTCTTCAGAGTATGCTTGATGATTTTGTTGACCGCCTCCGTCTGCCCGTTGCTTTGGGGGTGGTACACTGCCGCAAAATCCTTCTTGATGCCAAGGTTGTCACATAGGCCTCTTAGCTCCTTGCTATCGAACTGCTTCCCGTTATCCGAGATCAGCTTATAAGGGACTCCGAGCCTGCAAACAAtagagttaaaaacaaaatctgTTATCTTCTTGGCTGTGATGGTAGCTAGGGGTGCGGCCTCTGCCCACTTGGTGAAGTAGTCTACGGCCACCACTGCATACTTCACTCCTCCCTTGGCTTTAGGGAGTTCTCCGATCAGGTCTATCCCCCACATAGCGAAAGGCCAAGGGCTTGTCATAGTGGTGAGGGACGTGGCTGGGCTGTTGGTAAAGTTGGCGAATCGTTGGCACTTGTCACATGCTCTGGCGAAATTGAAAGCATCACTCCTCAAAGTTGGCCAGTAGTATCCTTGTCTCAAAATCTTCATGGCCAGTGAGTTGCCTCCCGAGTGGTTTCCACATATACCTTCGTGGACCTCCCTCATCACATAGGTGCACTCCTCCCCGTCCACGCATTTGAGAAGGGGCTGGTTGAAGCCTCTTTTATACAACTTCACATCATACTCCACATATCTCGCAGCCTTGTATTTTAACCTTCGGGCTTCAGCTTTATCTTCGGGCAGCGTACCCTCCTTGATGTATTTCCAGATTGGGGTCATCCATGTTAACTTTCCATTCTTGTCCTGTATTTCTGTTACCTCAAGCTCGGGGATGCTAGGTACCTCCTGTATCTCTAGGCGGATAACTCCCAATAGGGCCGGATCTTTCTGAGATGCTAACTTCGCGAGAGCGTCGGCATCCCCGTTGAATTCTCTGGGTACCCTGTTTACCTGCACCTCTTCGAACTGATCTAGTAACCCCTGAACACACCTGAGATATATCGCCGTCTTAGGTCCCTTTGCTTGGTATCCTCCTTTGATGTGCTCGACCACCAGCATGGAGTCGACCTTTATAACAAGCTTTCTCACCTTCATTTCCAGGGCAAGCCTTAGCCCTCCGATTAAGGCTTCATACTCTGCATCATTGTTAGAGAGCTGGAAGGTAAAGTGAGTTGCGTTCAAGAGTCTATGTCCTTCCGGGCTTACGAGTACTATCCCCGCTCCTGCCCCTTCATTATTTACCGCTCCATCTGTATGCAATATCCACCAGAGTTCGGGTATACTTTCTTTGGGGTATGCCTGCTGCGGCGGTAGGTCGGGATCATATTTGATCAGGAGACCGGACTCCTCTCCATCTTCCGGGAATTCCAAGATGAAATCTGCTAGGGCCTGTCCTTTGATGGCGGTCCTTGGTTTGTAGTCTAGGTCAAATTGCCCCAACTCGACTGCCCACTTCATCATTCTGCCAGTTACCTCTGGTTTATGCATAATTTGTCGGAGAGGGTACGCCGTCCTAACCTCCACCTTATGAGCCTGGAAGTATGGTCGCAGTTTCCTAGTTGCATGTACCAAGGCATATACCATCTTTTCCATACTCGTGTAGCGAGTCTCGGCATCTAGCAACCTCTTGCTTACGTAGTAGATTGGGGACTGCCCCTCCTCATCTTCCTTCACCAATACAGCACTTATGGAGTAGTCTGAAACGGCTAAATAAAGGACAAGCGTCTCTCCTTCCTGAGGTTTGGCCAAGAGGGGTGGTTCGCCCAAGTGCTTCTTGATTTTTACAAAGGCATCCTCACATTCCTCCGTCCACTCGAAATCTTTAGACGCGCCCTTTATGGCCTTGAAAAATTCCTTGCACTTTTCCGACGACTTTGATACGAACCTGTTCAAGGCGGCTATCCTTCCTGTCAGACTTTGAACTTGCTTAATATTGGCTGGAGACTTCATGTCTAGTAATGCCTTGATCTTTGCTAGGTTGGCCTCTATGCCTCTGTGGTTAACCATAAAGCCAAGGAATTTCCCTGACTCCACCCCAAACACACATTTCTGCGGGTTGAGTTTCATCCTGTATTTCCTTAAGATCTCGAACATCTCTGACAAGTGGGCAACATGGTCAGTATCCTTCTTGGATTTAACCAGCATGTCGTCCACGTATACTTCCATTGTCTTCCCAATCTGATCCTTAAACATCATGTTCACCAATCGCTGATAAGTCGCCCCTGCGTTAATAAGTCCAAATGGCATACCAATGTAGCAATATAGACCCCTGTCCGTGATGAAGGAAGTGTGCTCCTGGTCGGGCTCATACATGGGAATCTGATTGTATCCCGAGTAGGCATCCATAAAGCTGAGGAGGGTGTGTCCTGCCGTTGAATCTACTAGTTGGTCAATGCGAGGGAGCGGGAAACTGTCTTTAGGACACGCCTTGTTGAGATCCGTGAAATCTATGCACGTGCGCCATTTCCCGTTGGGTTTCTTAACAAGTACGGGGTTTGCTAGCCATTTCGGGTAGAACGATTCCTTTACCAATCCTGCTTTCAAGAGGCGATCGACTTCCTCCTGCAGGGCCTCGGCTCTTTCTCCACTGATGGGTCTTCTCTTTTGTCTAGCACCTTTTTTAGAGGGGTCGACATTCAGGTGATGGCACATAACTGCCGGGTCTATCCCCACCATATCTTCGTGGCTCCAAGCAAATACGTCGAGGCTATTTGTAAGGAATTCTATCAGCTTGCTCCTTATCTCTGGACCTAGTTTGGATCCTATCTTCAGGATTTTGCCATCACTCCCCGGTGTAACTTGCACGTCGATCGTATCCTCAGCTGGCCCTGTGTTCTGCACTTGCATGGGTAATCTCGGGTCTAAGTCGAAGTCGAACTGGTGCGGGGTTTCCCTTGGTTCTGAAGGAGCGTCCTTAGAAACTTTTTTGGGAGGAGAGGGCTCCTCTAATTCCATGACGACCTCCTGTGGATCCATCCTTCTGACTTTTTTTAGAGGTGCCTCTTCCACTTCGATAACCAGTTCT of the Daucus carota subsp. sativus chromosome 4, DH1 v3.0, whole genome shotgun sequence genome contains:
- the LOC135152236 gene encoding uncharacterized protein LOC135152236, giving the protein MERYAKEARDYPLTNVNHLSARAPRVFKGETMDITFTEEDAKWVHHPHNDALVVAMRIAALNIHRVFVDNGSSVNILYYDTYKKMGLPDKDMTVENLYIYGFGGEAIKAKGTIRLPVTLGEAPRAATQVAEFVIIDHPSAHNALMGRPLLKDMKIITSIYHLTLKFPTPGGVGCVKGSQYESRDCYGRSLKNFRDKRGVPPHEELHSVHVLYLVQYPESDSEDTPSMPLLGGRVPRMGEPTLVDDSTSEECEELVIEVEEAPLKKVRRMDPQEVVMELEEPSPPKKVSKDAPSEPRETPHQFDFDLDPRLPMQVQNTGPAEDTIDVQVTPGSDGKILKIGSKLGPEIRSKLIEFLTNSLDVFAWSHEDMVGIDPAVMCHHLNVDPSKKGARQKRRPISGERAEALQEEVDRLLKAGLVKESFYPKWLANPVLVKKPNGKWRTCIDFTDLNKACPKDSFPLPRIDQLVDSTAGHTLLSFMDAYSGYNQIPMYEPDQEHTSFITDRGLYCYIGMPFGLINAGATYQRLVNMMFKDQIGKTMEVYVDDMLVKSKKDTDHVAHLSEMFEILRKYRMKLNPQKCVFGVESGKFLGFMVNHRGIEANLAKIKALLDMKSPANIKQVQSLTGRIAALNRFVSKSSEKCKEFFKAIKGASKDFEWTEECEDAFVKIKKHLGEPPLLAKPQEGETLVLYLAVSDYSISAVLVKEDEEGQSPIYYVSKRLLDAETRYTSMEKMVYALVHATRKLRPYFQAHKVEVRTAYPLRQIMHKPEVTGRMMKWAVELGQFDLDYKPRTAIKGQALADFILEFPEDGEESGLLIKYDPDLPPQQAYPKESIPELWWILHTDGAVNNEGAGAGIVLVSPEGHRLLNATHFTFQLSNNDAEYEALIGGLRLALEMKVRKLVIKVDSMLVVEHIKGGYQAKGPKTAIYLRCVQGLLDQFEEVQVNRVPREFNGDADALAKLASQKDPALLGVIRLEIQEVPSIPELEVTEIQDKNGKLTWMTPIWKYIKEGTLPEDKAEARRLKYKAARYVEYDVKLYKRGFNQPLLKCVDGEECTYVMREVHEGICGNHSGGNSLAMKILRQGYYWPTLRSDAFNFARACDKCQRFANFTNSPATSLTTMTSPWPFAMWGIDLIGELPKAKGGVKYAVVAVDYFTKWAEAAPLATITAKKITDFVFNSIVCRLGVPYKLISDNGKQFDSKELRGLCDNLGIKKDFAAVYHPQSNGQTEAVNKIIKHTLKTKLEDSKGNWPEELPMVLWSYNTTPRTTTGESPFVLSYGCEAMVPIEIGAGSFRRDYFDQLDNDASQRLYLDMIEEIRATSQLRLAAYQRRTARYYNNKVKAHPFQVGDLVLRKVVLNNKNPQHGVFGANWEGPYRVKVILWKGTYRLEDLDGKPVPRPWNAEHLKKYYQ